From bacterium, a single genomic window includes:
- a CDS encoding GlsB/YeaQ/YmgE family stress response membrane protein, protein MSILAWIIVGIIAGWLAKKVIPGEGPGGVLGDLVIGVIGALVGGWIFNYFGHPGATGVNIGSIVVAFVGAVVVLWLMRLVFGRRNAAA, encoded by the coding sequence ATGAGCATTCTGGCATGGATTATCGTCGGGATCATCGCCGGCTGGTTGGCGAAGAAGGTGATTCCGGGGGAGGGGCCTGGTGGCGTTCTCGGAGATCTGGTGATCGGTGTCATCGGCGCCCTCGTCGGGGGATGGATCTTCAACTACTTCGGGCACCCCGGAGCCACGGGAGTGAACATCGGCTCGATCGTCGTCGCCTTTGTGGGGGCCGTCGTGGTCCTTTGGCTGATGCGGTTGGTCTTTGGAAGACGGAACGCGGCGGCATAG